DNA from Cyanobacteria bacterium FACHB-DQ100:
TTGAGGCGGGGCGGATTCAAGCCGTTTATGAGCCAACGGATCTGGCAAGCCTGACGGCTGATCTCGCCAGTGGGTTTCGATCGGCGATCGAGAAAGCAGGAATGCAGCTGGTCGTGAATTGTCTTCCGCTGCCGGAACCTGTGTATGTCGATCGCGAAATGTGGGAGAAGATTGTGCTTAACTTGCTCTCCAACGCGTTCAAGTTTACTTTTGCGGGACAGATCTCGGTATCACTGCGTCCGGTAGACGCTGCGGTTGAACTGGTCGTCCAAGATACGGGAACTGGCATTCCGGCTCATGAGTTGCCCCGTCTGTTTGAACGGTTTCATCGGGTTGCCGGGGCGCGGGGTCGCTCCTATGAAGGTTCGGGCATTGGACTGTCGCTGGTGCAGGAATTGGTCAAGCTGCATGGGGGAACGGTGACTGCGAGCAGTGTGGAGGAGAAAGGAAGTACTTTTGTGGTGCGATTGCCGATCGGGTGTGCTCACCTGCCGTCGGAGCAGATTCAAGCCGCCCGAACCCAGGCTTCAACGGCTACAGGCGCAGCGGCTTATGTCGAAGAGGCCCTAGAGTGGGTTGTGGAGCGCAGCGAAGACTCAGCAGCGTTACCTCCTCGCGCTTCTGCCCGAATTTTGTTAGCCGATGACAACGCGGATATGCGTCACTACCTGCAACGGCTCTTGAAGGAACACTATGAGGTCGAAGCGGTTGCCGATGGTCAAGCTGCTTTGGAAGCGGCTCGTGCCCAATTGCCGGATTTAGTACTCACGGATGTGATGATGCCCAAGCTCGATGGCTTTGAACTGCTGCGGCAACTCCGGGCTGATTCCCAAACTCGCGAGATTCCAATTTTGCTGCTTTCAGCGCGAGCGGGTGAAGAAGCTGCCGTTGAGGGACTAGAAGCAGGAGCCGATGATTATTTGGTCAAGCCTTTTAGCGCGAGAGAACTGCTGGCACGGGTGGCCACGAATTTGGAGTTGGGTCGATCGCGTCAGGTCGCCAGCCAACAGCGTTTTCGCTTTCTCGCAGAATCGATTCCGCAAATGGTTTGGACAGCGGATGCAGGAGGTTGCGTTGATTATTACAGCCCTCGCTGGTTCAACTACACGGGGCTAACCCTGGCACAAACTCAGGGATGGGGCTGGCAGGACATTATTCATCCCGACGATCGCGCCGATAGTATCAGGCGGTGGACTCAAGCCGCTGAGCAAAAGACCAGCTATGACGTAGAACATCGCTTGAGACGAGCGGATGGCAGCTACTGTTGGCATCTCACCCGCGCCTTGCCGATGCTGGATGAGCAAGGTCAAGTCATTCGCTGGTTTGGCACCTGTACAGACATTACCGAGCGCAAACAAGCGGAAAAAGCATTAAAAGAGAGTACTGAGCAGTTAAGTTTGGCGTTGGCGGCTGCAAAACTGGGAGACTGGAGCTGGAACGCAGCAACCGACATTGTGACATTTACAGAGCAAGCGGCTGAGATATTTGGCATTCCACCAGGACCTTATATGACCTGGACCCAGATGCAAAAGCTCCTTCATCCAGACGATCGAGAGCGAGCAGGTTTACAGGTAGAACAAGCGATCGCTGAACACAGCGACTACGACGTTGAATATCGAGTGATTCATCCGGATGAAACAGAACGATGGATCGCTGCAAAGGGACGTGCTCAGTACGACTCGTTCGGGCAGGTTCTCGGAATGCTGGGAGTTGTGCAAGATATCACGCAGCGAAAGCAAGCTGAACAAGAGCGCGAAAAATTGTTAGAACGCGAACAGAATGCCCGGAGAGAAGCCGAACAAGCCAACCGGATTAAAGATGAATTTTTGGCAGTGCTGTCTCACGAACTGCGATCGCCCCTCAATCCCATTCTGGGATGGTCAAAGCTGCTGCAAGCGCATCAGTTTGATGAAGCAGCAACAAGGCGTGCCCTGCAAACGATCGAGCGCAATGCCAAGCTGCAAACTCAACTCATTGATGATTTACTCGATGTCTCGCGGATTCTGCGCGGCAAAATGATGTTGGATGCTTGTCCAGTCAATTTAGTCACAGTCGTTGATGCTGCTCTGGAAACCGTACACTTGTCTGCTGAAGCAAAAGGGATCGAAGTACAGAAGGTTATCGCCAGTGAGATTGAACTGGTCTCAGGAGATGTAGCTCGTCTTCAACAGGTGGTCTGGAATTTGCTCAGCAATGCAATCAAATTTACCCCGTCAGGCGGAACCGTAGAGATTCGACTAGCCCAAACCAATACTCACGTTCAAATTCAAGTTCAAGA
Protein-coding regions in this window:
- a CDS encoding response regulator, producing the protein MNRHRTSPFPKFGEMGTRMQAMEWAQTPVGAVESWSQSLKSTVRTLLGSRYPMILLWEQELIQIYNDAYINLIGTKHPYALGRSIRETQAESWDVIGPMITEVMTTGVPNWVEDQMLAVNRSGYNEEAHFSLSYSAVEDDAGAIRGMLCVCSEVTQQVLGERRLRLQRDLAARAGETRSVDATCQDILATIAEFPLDVPFALIYLRDSNDPTLKLCGSVGMNGNPAIVPTTVLVSEALADTADRWSLAKAMAGQTAIVSELDRDITIAGGPWNESVSQAIALPIPSSNVAAPLGVLICGISPNRALDEGYQSFYELLAGQVSVSIRNAQAYEEERRRAEMLAELDRAKTVFFSNVSHEFRTPLTLMLNPLEDLLQNDQLPAAEREQIAVAHRNSQRLLKLVNTLLDFSRIEAGRIQAVYEPTDLASLTADLASGFRSAIEKAGMQLVVNCLPLPEPVYVDREMWEKIVLNLLSNAFKFTFAGQISVSLRPVDAAVELVVQDTGTGIPAHELPRLFERFHRVAGARGRSYEGSGIGLSLVQELVKLHGGTVTASSVEEKGSTFVVRLPIGCAHLPSEQIQAARTQASTATGAAAYVEEALEWVVERSEDSAALPPRASARILLADDNADMRHYLQRLLKEHYEVEAVADGQAALEAARAQLPDLVLTDVMMPKLDGFELLRQLRADSQTREIPILLLSARAGEEAAVEGLEAGADDYLVKPFSARELLARVATNLELGRSRQVASQQRFRFLAESIPQMVWTADAGGCVDYYSPRWFNYTGLTLAQTQGWGWQDIIHPDDRADSIRRWTQAAEQKTSYDVEHRLRRADGSYCWHLTRALPMLDEQGQVIRWFGTCTDITERKQAEKALKESTEQLSLALAAAKLGDWSWNAATDIVTFTEQAAEIFGIPPGPYMTWTQMQKLLHPDDRERAGLQVEQAIAEHSDYDVEYRVIHPDETERWIAAKGRAQYDSFGQVLGMLGVVQDITQRKQAEQEREKLLEREQNARREAEQANRIKDEFLAVLSHELRSPLNPILGWSKLLQAHQFDEAATRRALQTIERNAKLQTQLIDDLLDVSRILRGKMMLDACPVNLVTVVDAALETVHLSAEAKGIEVQKVIASEIELVSGDVARLQQVVWNLLSNAIKFTPSGGTVEIRLAQTNTHVQIQVQDTGKGIAPQFLPHVFEYFRQEDGATTRKFGGLGLGLAIVQHLTELHGGTVQAESPGEGLGATFTVLLPASKNRRGENSGQPEPLSSSVKAFPLAGLQVLAVDDQADMRELVSAILEQAGAEIKVTTSAIEALEALDVFKPDVVISDIGMPEMDGYELLRQIRRRSPEDNGDVLAIALTAYAGELNQQQAFAAGFQGHVAKPVEPEKLVDVIISLIKEK